TAATAAGCAATTCTCCTGAATGCTTGTCATAACCGTCAACTGGTGAcaatttgattttacaaGACGGGTAAGGAATTCCTACATTGTCAAATTCATTAAAATCCAACGGGCACAAAGTCGTGGCCCCCGTGGTTTCAGTCTGTCCATAGCCTTGGAAAATTCTGATCGACATGGTAgcttgtaaaaaatacaaaacgTCAAGGCTCAGCGAAGCAGAGCCGCACAAACAAGCACGAATTCGGCCTCCGAATTCGTCtgctattttattaaaaatcaatgTATCAAGTAACCAGCACTTTATAGTTCCATTTCTTTGATACcacattttaaatttaactgcacaattaaaaataaattttgcaaaaaaacCTCTCGTCTCAACGCCTTCTTCAATTTTCtgtttaaataaatttaaaactcTCGGTACTGCAATAATAAAAGTTGGTCTTATAATCgtataatctttttttatttcttttggATTACCTCTAAAAAAACCTATAGACCCACCAACAGACGTAATTACAAATGTAACAAGTCTCTCCATAATATGCGCAAGTGGTAAATAAGACAAATACACTTCATCTTTAGTAACTTGGtacatttcatttttagtTTGGCCTCTAAAAAACGCgcaaatattagaaataaaatttttatgagtAATTTGTACACCTTTTGGTGTCCCTGAAGTGCCACTTGTGTAACAAATGGTCGCCAGATCATTTATTCCCAATTTATTAGTACGTAAATCAATTTCTTCCATTTGTattatttcattaaaataatGTACAACAATTCCCAAATCTAAAAACTCATTTTCCCTGTCAAAATGATcatcaaaaattattaaattttttataaaaatttttttactattttttaaaatgtccAAAATAGCCGCAGCTTTGTCTGCTGAAGTACAACACAAAGACATTTCTGTTTCAatcataattaaatttactgCATCTGGTCCGAATGTGGAATATAAAGGACAATTTAGACAATTTGACATGTATGAAGCATATTCTGATACAACCCATTCATAtctatttatagaaaatatgcctataatttcattttcttttactAAAGTATTGAAAAATgttgataatttttcaattttattgataattTCTTGATATGATTGCCATACTAATTCgttattaataattgtaCCGAGAAAATTTCGGGTAGGATATTTTTGAccaatatttaaaagaatttcCAAAGTGGTTTTTGAACCATCAGAAGCGCATTGGATATTTTCTAAGAAATTTGAATGAGAAATTTCTCCGGATTTTGaaatgtttgttttttttgacatggggtaaaatttaattggaaatttataaaag
The DNA window shown above is from Vairimorpha necatrix chromosome 7, complete sequence and carries:
- a CDS encoding long chain acyl-coa synthetase; translated protein: MSKKTNISKSGEISHSNFLENIQCASDGSKTTLEILLNIGQKYPTRNFLGTIINNELVWQSYQEIINKIEKLSTFFNTLVKENEIIGIFSINRYEWVVSEYASYMSNCLNCPLYSTFGPDAVNLIMIETEMSLCCTSADKAAAILDILKNSKKIFIKNLIIFDDHFDRENEFLDLGIVVHYFNEIIQMEEIDLRTNKLGINDLATICYTSGTSGTPKGVQITHKNFISNICAFFRGQTKNEMYQVTKDEVYLSYLPLAHIMERLVTFVITSVGGSIGFFRGNPKEIKKDYTIIRPTFIIAVPRVLNLFKQKIEEGVETRGFFAKFIFNCAVKFKMWYQRNGTIKCWLLDTLIFNKIADEFGGRIRACLCGSASLSLDVLYFLQATMSIRIFQGYGQTETTGATTLCPLDFNEFDNVGIPYPSCKIKLSPVDGYDKHSGELLIKGDNVTSGYFKRPELNDDLFTEDNWLKTGDIGRYYNGVFKIEGRTKDRFKTGHGEYIEPEKIEMLLVGNIIQDIIITTIKGHDKIVAIVVCTIEKIKEEEILDYLIKKGNKLVHDKKMNRYEIPSAVVLLRKGFETFNGGNLLSPTAKKIRVKIEKYFEAEIKKCLKK